A region from the Vicia villosa cultivar HV-30 ecotype Madison, WI linkage group LG3, Vvil1.0, whole genome shotgun sequence genome encodes:
- the LOC131660842 gene encoding putative receptor protein kinase ZmPK1 codes for MPLIFLSLLLFLKLSSSSAFDTMNQGSSLSVEQPKDIIVSQNGMFCAGFYAVGENAYSFAIWFSEPNHQTKNLTLVWNANRNQPVNGKGSKLNLLDSGNLVLRDTDASLVWSTSTVSLSSVELVLLNTGNLVLSEVDGVTLWQSFGSPTDTLLPQQVFNRHSRIVCSRSETNKSAGFYTLYFDFDNILRLLYDGPEVSSIYWPDPWLTDWAANRAGYNDSKVAVLNTLGNFSSSDDFYFTTSDYGDELMQRRLRLDPDGNLRSYSRKQSGEKWYVSWQAKSRPCRIHGVCGVNSLCSYYNDSVKCSCLPGYQMKNPQDWAYGCEPEFSLTCNQTQSEFLVVSNVELYGYDYGILENYTLAQCQDFCLQFCNCKGIQYTYVIGGNGIPDTHSCYPKLQLRNAYRIPYFKADLYLKLPANSSYTFKETLDVENKLTCPANPKATVLQRSFNEVRDGRYIRFLLWFVGGMGGVEILCIFLMWFFFVRSKNNSDARVYNNMSIIGFRKFSYSELKKATKNFSQEIGKGAGGVVYKGLLLDERVIAVKRLTEANQGEEQFLAEVSSIGRLNHMNLIELWGYCAEGKQRMLVYEFMENGSLAEHLRSSALDWTKRFDIALGTARGLAYIHEECLEWILHCDVKPQNILLDSDYQPKVADFGLSKLRDRSDAKFSSFSKIRGTRGYMAPEWILNHSITSKIDVYSYGVVVLEIITGKSATKDVDMGDGEEKQGLVIWLREKRYTRSAWVNEIIDPTIEGGYDEKEVEALAEVALQCVEEDKEKRPTMSHVVEVLLKISREPENDNQESASG; via the coding sequence ATGCCCTTGATCTTTCTCTCTTTGCTTTTGTTTCTAAAACTTTCATCATCTTCAGCATTTGATACTATGAATCAAGGTTCATCTCTCTCAGTGGAACAACCAAAAGATATCATAGTATCACAAAATGGCATGTTCTGTGCTGGCTTCTATGCTGTTGGTGAAAATGCATATTCCTTTGCCATTTGGTTTTCCGAACCAAATCACCAAACAAAAAACCTTACCCTAGTATGGAATGCAAACCGTAACCAACCCGTCAACGGAAAAGGCTCAAAACTTAACCTTCTCGACAGTGGTAACCTTGTCTTAAGGGACACAGATGCGTCTCTTGTTTGGTCCACAAGCACTGTTTCACTCTCTTCTGTTGAACTCGTTCTTTTAAACACCGGTAACCTCGTTTTAAGCGAAGTAGATGGGGTTACTTTGTGGCAAAGCTTTGGTTCTCCTACCGATACGCTTTTGCCGCAACAAGTTTTCAATAGACATTCAAGAATAGTTTGTTCAAGAAGTGAAACAAATAAGTCAGCTGGTTTTTATACGTTGTATTTCGACTTCGACAACATTCTCCGTCTTCTTTACGACGGTCCTGAAGTATCGAGCATTTACTGGCCTGATCCTTGGCTTACTGATTGGGCTGCTAATAGGGCTGGTTACAATGACAGTAAAGTTGCGGTTTTGAACACTCTTGGTAACTTCAGTTCATCAGATGATTTCTATTTCACGACATCTGATTATGGAGATGAACTGATGCAGAGAAGACTAAGACTTGATCCTGACGGAAACCTTCGCAGTTATAGTCGAAAACAAAGCGGAGAAAAGTGGTATGTTTCATGGCAAGCCAAATCAAGACCTTGTAGAATTCATGGTGTTTGTGGTGTAAATAGTTTGTGCTCTTATTATAATGACAGTGTAAAATGTTCTTGTCTTCCGGGATACCAAATGAAGAATCCTCAAGATTGGGCTTATGGATGTGAACCAGAATTTTCTCTGACATGCAATCAAACTCAATCTGAGTTTCTAGTTGTATCCAATGTGGAGTTATATGGCTATGATTATGGAATCTTGGAAAATTACACACTTGCTCAGTGCCAAGATTTTTGTTTGCAATTCTGCAATTGCAAAGGCATTCAATATACCTATGTCATAGGCGGTAATGGTATACCTGATACTCATTCATGTTACCCGAAGTTGCAGCTGCGAAACGCATATCGAATACCGTATTTCAAGGCTGATTTGTACTTGAAACTTCCGGCAAACAGTTCATACACTTTCAAGGAAACACTGGATGTTGAGAACAAACTCACTTGTCCTGCGAATCCGAAAGCAACAGTTCTTCAAAGATCATTCAACGAAGTTCGAGATGGAAGGTATATTAGGTTTTTGCTTTGGTTTGTAGGAGGAATGGGAGGAGTAGAAATCTTGTGCATATTTTTGATGTGGTTTTTCTTTGTAAGATCAAAGAATAATTCAGATGCAAGAGTGTATAATAATATGTCCATAATTGGTTTTagaaaattcagttattctgaaTTGAAAAAAGCAACAAAAAATTTTAGTCAAGAGATTGGAAAAGGTGCAGGAGGGGTTGTATACAAAGGTTTACTGTTGGACGAACGAGTCATCGCGGTGAAGAGACTCACAGAAGCTAATCAAGGCGAAGAACAGTTTCTCGCGGAAGTAAGTAGCATTGGAAGGCTTAACCATATGAATTTGATTGAACTGTGGGGATATTGTGCAGAAGGGAAACAAAGAATGCTTGTGTATGAGTTCATGGAAAATGGTTCTTTAGCCGAACATTTAAGGTCTAGTGCATTGGATTGGACAAAGAGATTTGACATAGCTTTAGGTACAGCAAGAGGTTTGGCTTATATTCATGAAGAGTGTTTGGAGTGGATTTTGCACTGTGATGTGAAGCCACAGAACATTCTTTTGGATTCTGATTATCAACCAAAGGTGGCAGATTTTGGATTGTCCAAGCTAAGAGACAGGAGTGATGCTAAATTCTCTAGTTTTTCGAAAATACGAGGAACAAGAGGCTATATGGCTCCAGAGTGGATATTGAATCATTCAATAACATCTAAGATTGATGTTTATAGCTATGGAGTGGTTGTGTTGGAAATAATAACAGGAAAGAGTGCAACCAAGGATGTTGATATGGGAGATGGAGAAGAGAAACAAGGTTTGGTTATATGGTTGAGAGAGAAAAGGTATACAAGAAGTGCATGGGTGAATGAAATTATAGATCCTACCATAGAAGGAGGTTATGATGAAAAGGAAGTTGAAGCTTTGGCTGAAGTGGCTTTGCAATGTGTAGAGGAGGATAAGGAGAAAAGGCCAACCATGAGTCATGTGGTAGAAGTGCTTCTGAAAATAAGCCGTGAACCTGAAAATGATAATCAAGAATCAGCAAGTGGCTAG